In Camelina sativa cultivar DH55 chromosome 16, Cs, whole genome shotgun sequence, a single window of DNA contains:
- the LOC104750862 gene encoding metalloendoproteinase 2-MMP-like: MRFCVFGFLSLFLIVSPASAWFFPNNSTTIPPSLRNTTRVFWDAFSHFTGCHHGQNVDGLYRIKKYFQRFGYIPETFSGNFTDDFDDILKAAVELYQRNFRLNVTGELDALTIKHIVIPRCGNPDVVNGTSLMHSGRRKTFEVNFSRTHLHAVKRYTLFPGEPRWRKDRRDLTYAFDPRNPLTEEVKGVFARAFGRWSDVTALNFTRSESFSTSDITIGFYTGDHGDGEPFDGVLGTLAHAFSPPSGKFHLDADENWVVSGDLDSFLSVTAAVDLESVAVHEIGHLLGLGHSSVEESIMYPTITTGRRKVDLTNDDVEGIQYLYGANPNFNGTSPPSTTTRQRDTGSFFGAAWRINGSLRSTIFSILLSTIGLVLWLP, from the coding sequence ATGAGGTTTTGTGTTTTCGGGTTTTTATCGCTTTTCTTGATTGTTTCTCCTGCCTCCGCTTGGTTCTTCCCCAACAACTCCACCACAATACCACCGTCTCTACGTAACACCACACGCGTTTTCTGGGACGCTTTCTCCCATTTCACCGGTTGTCACCACGGCCAAAACGTCGATGGTCTCTACCGTATCAAGAAATACTTCCAGCGTTTTGGTTACATCCCTGAAACGTTTTCAGGGAATTTCACggatgattttgatgatattctcaAAGCCGCCGTCGAATTGTACCAGAGGAATTTCAGGCTTAACGTTACAGGTGAGCTCGACGCGCTCACCATCAAACACATCGTGATCCCGCGTTGTGGTAATCCTGATGTGGTGAACGGTACCTCGTTGATGCATAGCGGGAGAAGAAAGACCTTCGAGGTCAACTTCTCCCGCACGCATTTGCACGCGGTTAAACGCTACACGTTGTTTCCAGGCGAGCCACGGTGGCGGAAAGACCGCCGTGACTTGACCTACGCGTTCGACCCGAGAAACCCGTTGACCGAAGAGGTCAAGGGCGTTTTCGCACGCGCGTTTGGCCGTTGGTCCGACGTGACAGCTTTGAATTTCACGCGCTCTGAATCTTTCTCGACGTCCGACATCACGATCGGATTCTACACCGGAGATCACGGAGACGGGGAGCCTTTCGACGGCGTGTTAGGAACATTAGCTCACGCTTTCTCTCCTCCGAGTGGGAAGTTCCACCTCGACGCAGACGAGAACTGGGTGGTCTCCGGAGACCTAGACAGTTTCCTCTCGGTCACGGCGGCGGTTGATCTTGAATCCGTGGCGGTTCACGAGATCGGTCATCTTCTCGGTTTAGGACATTCCTCGGTTGAGGAATCCATCATGTATCCGACGATCACAACGGGGAGACGTAAGGTTGACTTAACAAATGATGACGTGGAAGGAATCCAGTACTTATACGGTGCGAACCCTAACTTCAACGGCACGTCACCACCGTCTACAACCACTCGCCAACGAGACACTGGTTCCTTCTTCGGTGCTGCTTGGCGAATCAACGGTTCATTGAGATCCACAATTTTCAGTATCTTGTTATCAACCATCGGACTGGTCTTGTGGTTAccttag
- the LOC104750861 gene encoding uncharacterized protein LOC104750861, giving the protein MSQNPSSSHQTRTFFFLLCLLLGFGFCVDLGQSLKVPFSVNDVLPMLPRQVSWPVLNSFHNAVDLLPVFIGSVTPNNASLEWKGACFNGNEARLDITGSDRDVPGLGGGVLHLKTSKAHSLTCMDLYVFATPYRITWDYYFSARDHTLNFDSWEEKAELEYVKEHGVSVFLMPSGMLGTLLSLIDVLPLFSNTAWGQNANLAFLTKHMGATFEKRPQPWRSTINPEDVHSGDFLALSKIRGRWGGFETLEKWVTGAFAGHTAVCLKDDLGNLWVGESGHENEKGEEIIVVIPWDEWWELTLKDNSNPQVALLPLHPDIRAKFNNTAAWEYARSMLGKPYGYHNMIFSWIDTLADNYPPPLDAHLVISVMSMWTRVQPAYAANMWNEALNKRLGTEDLDLYGILEETARRGMSFDELLTIPEQDEWVYSDGKSTTCVAFILAMYKAAGVFDPLADHIQVTEFTIRDAYTLKLYENNQTRLPSWCNTEEGKLEFCQILGEYRMELPGYNTIDPYPNMNENCPSLPPNYERPSKC; this is encoded by the exons ATGTCTCAGAacccatcatcatcacatcagaCTCgtaccttcttcttcctcttatgccttcttctagggtttggtttctgcGTTGACCTGGGTCAATCCCTGAAGGTTCCTTTCAGCGTTAACGATGTGCTTCCGATGCTACCTCGTCAAGTCTCGTGGCCCGTTTTGAACAGTTTCCACAACGCTGTGGATTTGTTGCCGGTTTTTATCGGGTCCGTTACTCCTAATAACGCGTCTCTTGAGTGGAAAGGTGCTTGCTTTAATGGCAACGAAGCTCGCCTTGATATCACCGGTAGTGATCGTGACGTCCCTGGACTCGGCGGTGGCGTTCTCCATCTCAAA ACATCTAAGGCACATAGCTTAACATGTATGGACCTATATGTCTTTGCAACGCCATACAGGATCACTTGGGACTACTATTTCTCTGCTAGAGATCATACTTTGAACTTCGATTCCTGGGAAGAGAAAGCTGAGTTAGAATAT GTGAAGGAGCATGGAGTTTCAGTGTTTCTAATGCCATCAGGGATGCTTGGGACGTTGCTTTCTTTGATTGATGTGTTGCCTCTTTTCTCCAATACTGCTTGGGGACAGAATGCTAATTTGGCGTTCTTGACGAAACATATGGGTGCTACGTTTGAGAAACGGCCTCAACCTTGGCGGTCAACGATTAACCCTGAAGATGTGCATTCTGGCGATTTCTTGGCCCTGTCAAAGATTAGAGGTAGATGGGGTGGTTTTGAGACGTTAGAGAAATGGGTGACTGGGGCTTTTGCTGGTCATACTGCTGTTTGTTTGAAGGATGATTTGGGGAATCTTTGGGTTGGTGAATCCGGACATGAGAATGAAAAG GGTGAAGAAATCATTGTTGTGATTCCTTGGGATGAATGGTGGGAACTGACTTTGAAGGACAATTCAAATCCTCAAGTTGCTTTGCTTCCTCTTCATCCTGATATCCGAGCAAAGTTCAACAATACTGCTGCGTGGGAATATGCCCGGAGCATGTTAGGCAAACCGTATGGATATCACAATATGATATTCAGCTGGATTGATACTCTGGCCGATAACTACCCACCTCCCCTTGATGCTCACTTG GTTATTTCTGTCATGTCTATGTGGACTCGTGTACAACCTGCATATGCTGCAAATATGTGGAACGAGGCACTGAATAAACGACTCGGTACTGAG GATCTGGATTTGTATGGGATTCTTGAAGAAACAGCGAGGCGTGGAATGTCATTTGATGAGTTACTCACCATCCCTGAACAAGATGAGTGGGTTTATAGCGACGGGAAATCAACTACGTGCGTTGCTTTCATCCTTGCAATGTACAAAGCTGCTGGTGTTTTCGACCCTCTTGCTGATCACATTCAAGTCACTGAGTTTACT ATCCGAGATGCGTACACTCTGAAGTTATATGAAAATAACCAGACTCGGCTACCGAGTTGGTGCAACACAGAGGAAGGGAAGCTTGAGTTCTGTCAGATTCTGGGTGAATACAGAATGGAGTTGCCTGGTTATAACACCATTGACCCATATCCCAACATGAACGAGAACTGCCCTTCTTTACCTCCTAATTATGAGAGGCCTTCTAAGTGTTAG